A genomic stretch from Deltaproteobacteria bacterium includes:
- a CDS encoding PhzF family phenazine biosynthesis protein, whose protein sequence is MNVPIFQVDAFTAKPFAGNPAAVCILPQPMDEQWMQNVAREMNLSETAFLLRQADGFHLRWFTSAVEVDLCGHATLASAHTLWEKGDLKPNEQARFYTRSGILTAERQGDWIEMDFPAKPEE, encoded by the coding sequence GTGAACGTGCCGATCTTTCAAGTAGATGCTTTTACGGCGAAACCTTTTGCCGGAAATCCGGCGGCCGTCTGTATCCTTCCCCAGCCGATGGATGAGCAATGGATGCAGAATGTGGCCCGGGAAATGAATCTTTCCGAAACCGCTTTCCTGCTCCGCCAAGCAGACGGCTTCCATCTGCGCTGGTTTACCTCGGCGGTGGAAGTCGACCTTTGTGGTCATGCTACCCTGGCCAGCGCCCACACCCTGTGGGAGAAAGGCGATTTAAAGCCCAACGAGCAGGCGCGGTTTTATACCCGCAGCGGAATTCTTACCGCCGAGCGCCAAGGGGACTGGATCGAAATGGATTTCCCGGCCAAGCCGGAAGAA
- a CDS encoding 3-oxoacyl-ACP reductase family protein produces the protein MGDLQGKIALVTGASRGIGRAIAVGLAGCGADVAVNYKTKEKEARDTLQQVTSQGRRAIVIQADVSRSADVTNMIATVERDLGPVDILVNNAGIARHQNIEATTEADWDEVLTANLKSVFLVTQAVLPGMRRRRWGRIINISSGAAKTGGGVGLHYTASKAGIEGLTRAYASRLVKEGITVTAVAPSLIATDMIPDEESRRKQIPLGRLGRVDEVAEAVIFLAGNEYATGQVIALNGGMYFR, from the coding sequence ATGGGTGATTTGCAGGGTAAAATTGCTTTGGTCACAGGCGCCAGTCGAGGCATCGGGCGGGCCATCGCTGTCGGGCTGGCTGGTTGCGGAGCAGATGTCGCCGTGAACTACAAAACTAAGGAAAAGGAAGCCCGGGACACTTTACAGCAAGTAACCTCCCAGGGCCGCCGGGCAATTGTAATTCAAGCCGATGTATCCCGCTCAGCCGACGTTACGAACATGATCGCCACTGTAGAGAGGGATCTCGGACCGGTGGATATTCTGGTGAACAACGCGGGAATCGCCCGGCATCAGAACATAGAAGCTACCACGGAAGCGGATTGGGATGAAGTTTTAACCGCAAACCTCAAATCAGTTTTCTTGGTTACCCAGGCTGTTCTTCCCGGCATGCGGAGGCGACGCTGGGGCCGGATTATCAACATATCTTCTGGCGCAGCCAAAACGGGCGGGGGAGTAGGTTTACATTATACGGCCTCCAAGGCGGGGATCGAAGGCCTTACCCGGGCCTATGCTTCCCGCCTGGTGAAAGAAGGGATTACCGTGACGGCAGTGGCCCCGTCTTTAATCGCCACCGATATGATTCCCGATGAGGAAAGCCGACGTAAACAAATCCCTCTGGGAAGGCTGGGGCGAGTAGATGAGGTGGCCGAAGCCGTTATTTTTCTTGCAGGCAATGAGTACGCGACCGGACAAGTCATTGCCCTCAACGGCGGTATGTACTTCCGGTAA
- a CDS encoding long-chain-fatty-acid--CoA ligase yields MNIAKLAEDRVKERGEYVSITFEDREITNGEMARAAKKLAKALKNLGIKRGDRVILQMPNCPEVLQGFQAVWEIGAVVVPINYLVGEEETAYIYEDSGAKVVISSQAFLPKIRAGQSKVPSLETVILIDQDVSAGTLSYWQLVEKSSAELDVVETEDDELAALIYTAGTTGRPKGVMHSHYSLYANARMQYESVALPDGMTSVSVLPLCHSYGIASMNNGLFRRGKTVLLNSFSVETILASIEKYRANIMAGVPTMYVFMLLYPEPRKYDLSSMKYWISGSAPLALATWKKFKEIFGFEIIEGWGLTEAGANNSVNPLEGLKKVGSIGLPMKGTEMRVVDDAGRVLLPGKEGEIVIKGPMLMKGYWNKPRETAEILREGWLHTGDVGYVDEDGYFWITDRKKDLIIKAGENISPRVIEEVLFKHPKVSEAAVIGIKDDVYGENIKAFVVLKPGQTATAEEIIEYCQTKLTSFLVPKEVAFMKALPKSLVGKVLKKELRKLQ; encoded by the coding sequence ATGAATATCGCCAAGCTCGCTGAAGACAGGGTAAAGGAACGGGGTGAATATGTAAGCATCACCTTCGAGGACCGGGAAATTACCAATGGGGAGATGGCTCGAGCGGCTAAAAAACTGGCCAAGGCGCTCAAGAATCTCGGGATAAAGCGGGGAGACAGGGTCATCCTGCAGATGCCCAATTGCCCGGAGGTTCTCCAGGGCTTTCAAGCTGTGTGGGAGATTGGCGCAGTGGTTGTCCCGATCAACTATCTTGTCGGAGAGGAAGAAACTGCTTATATCTATGAGGATTCCGGGGCAAAAGTAGTAATCAGCAGCCAGGCCTTTCTTCCCAAAATACGTGCTGGCCAATCAAAGGTTCCGAGCCTGGAAACCGTTATTCTCATAGACCAAGATGTCTCCGCAGGGACCCTTTCCTACTGGCAGCTTGTCGAAAAAAGCTCCGCGGAGCTGGACGTTGTGGAGACAGAGGACGATGAACTGGCGGCGTTGATCTATACCGCGGGAACCACCGGCAGGCCCAAGGGAGTTATGCACTCGCATTACAGCCTCTATGCCAATGCCCGGATGCAGTACGAATCTGTCGCCCTGCCGGATGGCATGACCAGCGTTAGCGTCCTTCCCCTTTGCCATTCTTATGGCATCGCGAGCATGAATAATGGCCTTTTCCGGCGCGGCAAAACAGTGCTTCTCAACTCCTTTAGTGTAGAAACCATCTTGGCCTCTATTGAAAAATACCGCGCCAACATTATGGCCGGGGTCCCCACCATGTATGTTTTTATGCTTTTATACCCGGAACCAAGGAAGTACGATTTGAGTTCCATGAAATACTGGATATCAGGGTCGGCGCCGCTGGCCCTCGCGACCTGGAAGAAGTTTAAGGAGATCTTCGGCTTTGAGATCATTGAGGGCTGGGGGTTGACGGAGGCGGGCGCCAACAACTCGGTTAACCCCTTGGAGGGCTTAAAAAAGGTCGGTTCTATTGGCCTGCCCATGAAGGGCACCGAGATGCGCGTTGTTGACGATGCCGGAAGAGTGCTTCTTCCGGGAAAAGAAGGAGAGATCGTAATCAAAGGACCCATGCTCATGAAGGGGTATTGGAATAAGCCCAGGGAAACGGCAGAGATTCTCAGGGAGGGGTGGCTCCATACGGGCGATGTCGGTTATGTGGATGAGGATGGTTACTTCTGGATCACGGATCGGAAGAAGGATTTGATCATCAAAGCCGGCGAAAACATCTCACCGCGGGTCATAGAAGAGGTTCTTTTCAAGCATCCCAAAGTATCAGAGGCAGCGGTGATTGGAATTAAGGATGACGTCTACGGAGAGAATATCAAAGCTTTTGTTGTATTGAAACCCGGGCAGACCGCCACGGCAGAGGAAATCATCGAATATTGCCAAACAAAACTCACGAGTTTTCTGGTCCCCAAAGAAGTTGCCTTTATGAAGGCCCTGCCCAAGAGCCTGGTGGGCAAAGTACTGAAAAAGGAACTGAGAAAGTTACAATAA
- a CDS encoding nucleotidyltransferase — protein MLNRLKGVFASFQKHDVKYLVIGGIASILYGVPRATFDLDILIEATLPNAQNLLKALVDAEMGTATLTTAEELLSNEITVFKDKVRIDAQTSTPGLIFDEAWKRREKMVYQGQEFYVVSKADLIATKRASGREIDLSDIKLLEISKEEKD, from the coding sequence ATGCTCAACAGACTAAAAGGCGTGTTCGCGTCCTTTCAAAAACATGACGTCAAATATCTGGTTATCGGGGGGATCGCTTCCATTCTTTATGGAGTGCCCAGAGCAACATTCGACCTTGATATTTTGATTGAAGCAACCCTCCCCAATGCCCAAAACTTACTTAAGGCATTGGTTGATGCTGAAATGGGGACGGCCACGCTTACTACTGCAGAGGAACTTCTCTCTAATGAAATCACAGTTTTTAAAGATAAAGTAAGAATAGATGCCCAAACATCTACACCCGGCCTCATTTTTGATGAAGCATGGAAACGACGAGAGAAGATGGTGTACCAAGGGCAAGAATTCTATGTTGTTAGCAAAGCCGACTTGATCGCAACAAAACGTGCCTCTGGTCGTGAAATTGATCTTTCAGATATAAAATTGTTGGAAATTTCGAAAGAAGAAAAAGATTAA
- a CDS encoding MoaD/ThiS family protein → MIIHVKTVGTLKSLEEGIKVTSFTIPEGTSVSQVIARLNLKNWEIGFIQINGTRATKESILKENDTLTLIAPLAGG, encoded by the coding sequence ATGATCATCCACGTTAAAACGGTTGGTACGTTAAAAAGCTTAGAAGAAGGGATTAAAGTTACCTCTTTTACGATCCCCGAGGGAACTTCCGTCTCCCAAGTTATCGCTCGCCTGAACCTGAAGAATTGGGAAATCGGATTTATTCAGATCAACGGCACCCGCGCTACCAAAGAATCCATCCTCAAAGAAAACGATACCCTTACTTTAATCGCCCCTTTAGCCGGGGGATAA
- a CDS encoding aldehyde ferredoxin oxidoreductase family protein — protein sequence MAGISYCILEVDLSARKTQVVKYGDVVLRKYFGGSGLAASILLDRFDPSGDAFHPDNPLIFMTGLFTGIPVPCGCRVSVCAKSPLGHWGEANAGGYWGPELKFTGFDGLVITGRAQEPSYLWVTPKGAEIRSAASLWGKGTFETTTKLLEETDPKARVAAIGPAGETRSFMAGVITGGAEARVMGRTGLGAVMGAKNLKAVVVRGEKRPALADPKIIQEAFHHFSPHLKFVEGLSKFGTAALIESKEAVGALPIKNFLLSHWEGAKKLSGPTMAANYVEKHYGCFSCPIRCGKDVKGGEGPYAGVVGHGPEYETLSSLGSLLLNDDLKAIINLNYLCNDLGLDTMSAGIAVAFAIESFTKGILRETDKLALKWGDAQAIASLIEKIARRQGIGALFADGVEKAAKALGRETESFALHSKGLEISQTNPTPTVSLALSWATSNRGACHLEGFSHQVEGGVPVPEIGYPSGMEGISGEGKGKMTAQMQNYMAVFNGLGLCKFLFFARISHQTLCQWLKGLAGWELNSADLMEVGDRLYNLKRAYNVLMGISAERDTMAPRILENLRPGKPPNAGEKLFLEMRREYYEFRGWDEKGIPKREKLLALGLGEAANKIKNRKAYGVRRKAQGTRHQAQGGRQNFLNPKSAFRNPK from the coding sequence ATGGCTGGAATTTCCTATTGCATCCTGGAAGTCGATTTATCCGCCCGGAAGACGCAGGTAGTTAAATACGGCGATGTAGTTCTGCGCAAATACTTCGGGGGAAGCGGCCTGGCCGCCTCGATCCTCCTTGATCGTTTTGATCCTTCCGGCGATGCCTTCCATCCGGACAATCCGCTTATCTTTATGACCGGCCTCTTCACTGGAATTCCTGTCCCCTGCGGCTGCCGGGTTTCCGTCTGCGCCAAATCTCCCCTGGGGCATTGGGGAGAAGCCAATGCTGGCGGGTACTGGGGGCCGGAGCTTAAATTCACCGGATTCGATGGACTGGTGATCACGGGCAGGGCCCAAGAACCTTCATATCTCTGGGTCACCCCGAAAGGAGCAGAAATCCGCAGCGCCGCATCCCTTTGGGGTAAGGGAACTTTTGAGACGACTACAAAATTATTGGAAGAGACCGATCCCAAAGCCCGGGTGGCAGCCATCGGCCCGGCAGGAGAGACGCGAAGCTTCATGGCCGGGGTAATCACAGGTGGGGCGGAAGCCCGAGTTATGGGGCGTACAGGCCTCGGTGCAGTGATGGGGGCGAAAAACCTGAAAGCCGTGGTGGTCCGGGGAGAGAAAAGGCCGGCGCTTGCCGATCCCAAAATTATTCAGGAAGCCTTTCACCATTTTTCCCCCCATCTTAAATTTGTCGAGGGCCTGAGCAAGTTCGGCACGGCTGCCCTCATCGAATCCAAGGAAGCAGTTGGCGCGTTGCCCATAAAAAATTTTCTCCTCTCCCACTGGGAGGGTGCCAAGAAGCTTTCCGGGCCGACCATGGCGGCCAACTATGTGGAAAAACATTATGGCTGTTTCTCCTGTCCCATCCGCTGCGGCAAAGATGTCAAAGGGGGTGAAGGTCCCTATGCGGGAGTGGTTGGCCATGGCCCGGAATATGAAACCCTGAGCAGCCTGGGGTCTCTGCTTCTGAACGATGACCTGAAGGCGATCATCAACCTGAATTATCTCTGCAATGACCTGGGCCTGGATACCATGTCCGCGGGAATCGCTGTGGCCTTCGCCATCGAATCTTTCACGAAGGGTATCCTTCGGGAAACCGACAAGCTGGCTTTAAAATGGGGCGATGCGCAGGCGATTGCTTCTTTGATTGAAAAGATTGCCAGGCGGCAAGGGATCGGGGCGCTTTTCGCAGATGGAGTGGAGAAGGCGGCCAAAGCCTTGGGCAGGGAGACGGAAAGTTTTGCTCTGCATTCCAAAGGATTGGAAATTTCCCAGACGAATCCCACCCCTACAGTAAGCCTGGCCCTAAGTTGGGCTACTTCCAATCGCGGCGCCTGCCATCTGGAAGGATTTTCCCATCAGGTGGAAGGGGGTGTTCCTGTCCCCGAGATCGGGTACCCCTCGGGGATGGAGGGAATTTCGGGCGAGGGGAAGGGTAAGATGACCGCCCAAATGCAGAATTACATGGCGGTCTTCAACGGCTTGGGCCTCTGCAAATTTTTATTCTTCGCCCGCATCTCTCACCAGACGCTCTGCCAGTGGCTCAAGGGCCTGGCGGGCTGGGAATTAAACAGTGCAGACTTAATGGAAGTGGGGGACCGCCTTTACAACCTGAAGCGGGCTTACAATGTTTTGATGGGCATCTCTGCCGAACGGGATACGATGGCCCCGAGAATTTTGGAGAATTTACGGCCCGGAAAACCACCCAACGCAGGAGAAAAGCTCTTCTTAGAGATGCGTAGGGAGTATTACGAATTCCGGGGATGGGATGAAAAAGGAATTCCCAAAAGGGAAAAACTTCTTGCCCTGGGACTGGGAGAAGCCGCCAACAAAATCAAAAACCGTAAGGCGTACGGCGTAAGGCGCAAGGCCCAAGGAACCAGGCATCAGGCTCAAGGTGGAAGGCAAAATTTTTTAAATCCGAAATCCGCATTCCGAAATCCGAAATGA